The sequence below is a genomic window from Nostoc flagelliforme CCNUN1.
TTGTCATCGCTCACCATCAAGCAAAAGCCACTCCGATAATTGTGCTGACGGGTATAAACGACGAAACCCTCGCAATTAGGGCAATGCAAGAAGGAGCGCAAGATTATTTGGTGAAAGGGCAAGTAACTGGCGACTTGCTGGTGCGCTCCATGCGTTATGCCATCGAACGGCAACGGGCAGACAACGCACTGCGACAGAGCGAGGAACGATTTCGGGTAGCCCTGAAAAATTCTCCCATCTTCGTCTACAACCAAGATTGCGAGTTACGGTACACCTGGGTTTACAATCCCTCCAATGGATTGACTGTTGAAGAAATGTTGGGCAAACAAGACTTGGATATTATCCCAGTTGAAGATGCTCAACGTCTCACCACAATTAAACGTGGAGTATTAACCACTGGCATAGGAACGCGAGAGGAAGTATCAATAACAATCAAAGATACAACTCGATATTACGATTTGACAGTTGAGCCATTGCGGAATGAGTCGCAAGAAGTTGTTGGCGTCACATGCGCCAGTATTGATATTAGCGAACGACAAGCCGCACTACGCGATCGCAAATTGGCAGAAGAAAAAATCCGCGAACAAGCAGCATTACTTGATGTCACCACAGATGCTATTTGCCTGCGAGATTTAAACAATGAAATTATCTTCTGGAACAAAGGTGCAGAAACACTTTACGGCTGGCAAGCGACAGAAGCTCGTGGCCAAAATGCTAGTGAGCTTTTGTATGACGAATTTTCACCAGAAATGGAAGCGGCTTTATTACAAGTTGTTAGTAAAGGAAAGTGGCAGGGCGAGTTAACTAAACTTACCAAAACTGACAAGGAAATCCTTGTTGCTAGTCGCTGGAGTTTAGTGTGCGATGAACAAGGGAAACCCAAATCAATTCTCACCGTTGACACAGATATTACCGATAAAAAACACCTAGAAGCCCAATTGTTTCGCGCCCAACGCCTGGAAAGTATTGGCACTTTAGCTAGCGGCATTGCTCACGACCTCAACAATATCCTGACACCAATTTTGGCAGGAGCGCAATTGTTACCGCTCAAATTTCCTGATGCAGATGAGCGAACTCGCCATCTACTGGAAATTTTGGAAATCAACGCTAGACGCGGCGCTGATTTAGTCAAACAGGTGCTGTCCTTTGCGCGGGGTGTAGAAGGGAAGCGCATCACTTTGCAACTCAGACATATAATTGTGGAACTTGGCAAGATTCTCAAAGAGACATTTCCCAAATCCATAGAAATCAGCACTGATGTACCGCAGGATTTGTGGATGGTTTCTGGAGATAGCACCCAACTGCATCAAGTACTGATGAACCTCTGCGTTAACGCCCGTGATGCTATGGCCAATGGCGGTAGTTTGAGTATCTCTGCTGAGAATCTGTTGATTGACGAAAATTATGCCCGCATGAACCTAGAAGCCAAAGAGGGGCCTTACACAGTGATTACTGTCTCCGATACTGGAGCTGGGATTTCTAGAGAAATCTTAGATAGAATTTTCGAGCCATTTTTTACAACAAAAGATGTGGGACAAGGCACAGGGTTAGGACTTTCCACCGTGCTGGGGATCGTTAAAAGTCACGGAGGTTTTGTGAACGTCTACAGCGAACCGGGAAGTGGCACTAGCTTTAAAGTTTACTTACCAGCAGTGGGGGGAATGGAAACACTCACTCCAGAAGAATTGCCACCACAGACAGGACATGGAGAATTGATTTTGGTTGTGGATGATGAAACTGCCATTCAAGAGATTACAAGAACATCACTAGAAGCTCACAACTATAAAACCCTAATTGCCAGTGATGGCATTGAGGCGATCGCGCTGTACGCTAAAAATAGGGACAAAATTAGTGCTGTACTAATGGATATTATGCTGCCCTCCCTGGATGGTTTAACTGCCATCCGTACCCTGCGAAAAATCAACCCCCAAGTCAGAATTATTGCCAGCAGTGGACTTATGTCTGACAATAAGCTCAGTGCAGTAGCTGCTATTGGTGTGAATACGTTTTTGTCGAAGCCCTATACTGTCAACGAATTATTGCTTTCTTTACACAAAGTACTATCGTAACTCAATTAATTAAGTAAATATACTGTCGCCTGTGAGTACAATAAGCTGCTTTATTGATGTGAGTGCAAATTGCTTGGATTTGATATGATTGAGCATCGCATCGGTTAAGGCACTTCTCTTACCGATACTGGGAACTAGGTACTGGGGACTGGGAAGAGTTTTCCTAACCCAATGCCCAATGCCCAATGCCCAATGCCCAATTCCTTATACTATGCCTCGGTTTCTTAGGTTAATCATCAATATAGTAGTCTTAAGTGCATTGTTACTTATATCACAGCAAGTTTGGGCGCAAGTTTGGCGTCCGGTTCGCGGTGGTATCCCTTTCGGTATCAGTGGTATGGCTTTGATAGAGCAACAAAGCAATACGCTAGATTTTCTGATTGCCCATGACAACAAACAAAAAAACCAAGGTCGTTTAGCAATCATCCGCATTAAGGGTAAAAACCAACCTGAATATTTCCCATTAACCTGGCCAAATAACATAGAATTGCCCATCGACTTAGAAGCTTTAACATCTGTTCCAGAAAAAACAAAATCCTCTTTTATCGCTTTAAGCAGTTCTGGAAAAGCTTATTACATCAGGTTAGAGCCTGCTAATAAAACCATTTCCATTATTAAAGAATTCAATCTACCAGGAATTATTCAAGGAAATAATTTTGAAGCATTTGGATTACAAAATATAGAAGGTAAATTAGTTGCTATTTGGGGACATCGAGGTGAAGGAGAACAACCAGCAACTATTTTTTGGGGAATGTTTGACTTAGCTAAATATCAAATTACTCTCGCAGGTTCTGCCAATCTGAAAGTACCGTTTCCATCTGGCAAAGTTCGTCATATTTCAGATATTAAAGTAGACCCCGTAGGAATTGTATACATCACCTCAGCAAGTGATGCTGGAGATGATGGCCCATTTCAGTCAGCTGTGTATGTCGCTGGTTACCTGGGATTGCGTGGTAACAAAATTGTATGGCGGCAAAATCCTCAACTTGTTCCCCTCTACCGCTCTGATTACCACAAAATTGAAGGTATGGAACTTGTTCCCGGTGCAGAAGGCGGTGTGATTGTGGGCACAGATGACGAGAATTTGGGTTCCTATGTATACATTTTGGGTGGAAGTAGCTGAAGCTATGCTAGCTGAGTGACAAAAGTCTGAGTTAATTTCATTAATATTAATATATCTTTACATCTTATGATTTATCAAAAGACTTTAATTTATTATATGCTTATTAAGCAGCAAGTATCCCTCTAAAAATACATTAGTTGAGCGTGAATTTAATATTTGCAAAGAATTTGCAAAGAATAATTGCAGTAATCACTGAGAAAAAACGAAATTGAATCTTCTCGTCAAATAAGGGGAAAAATTAATGCCTTTTGATTTTAACGGTGACGGTAGAGATGACTTTATTCGCCAAGAGAAAGGTGCAATTGCTGTTGATGATATTCTCACAGCCCAAGTCTATCTCTCGAATGGAAATGGCACGTTTTCCAGCCAACTTTTGACTGATTACACAATCCAGAAAGGTGATTTTGTCAATTTGATTGTGGGAGACTATAACGGTGATGGTAAAGATGACTTTATTCGCCAAGAGAAAGGTGCAATTGCTGTTGATGATATTCTCACAGCCCAAGTCTATCTCTCGAATGGAAATGGCACGTTTTCCAGCCAACTTTTGACTGATTACACAATCCAGAAAGGTGATTTTGTCAATTTGATTGTGGGAGACTATAACGGTGATGGTAAAGATGACTTTATTCGCCAAGAGAAAGGTGCAATTGCTGTTGATGATATTCTCACAGCCCAAGTCTATCTCTCGAATGGAAATGGCACGTTTTCCAGCCAACTTTTGACTGATTACACAATCCAAAAAGGTGATTTTGTCAATTTGATTGTGGGAGACTATAACGGTGATGGTAAAGATGACTTTATTCGCCAAGAGAAAGGTGCAATTGCTGTTGATGATATTCTCACAGCCCAAGTCTATCTCTCGAATGGAAATGGCACGTTTTCCAGCCAACTTTTGACTGATTACACAATCCAAAAAGGTGATTTTGTCAATTTGATTGTGGGAGACTATAACGGTGATGGTAAAGATGACTTTATTCGCCAAGAGAAAGGTGCAATTGCTGTTGATGATATTCTCACAGCCCAAGTCTATCTCTCGAATGGAAATGGCACGTTTTCCAGCCAACTTTTGACTGATTACACAATCCAGAAAGGTGATTTTGTCAATTTGATTGTGGGAGACTATAACGGTGATGGTAAAGATGACTTTATTCGCCAAGAGAAAGGTGCAATTGCTGCTGATGATATTCTCACAGCCCAAGTCTATCTCTCGAATGGAAATGGCACATTTTCCAGCCAACTTTTGACTGATTATACAATCCAGAAAGGTGATTTTGTCAATTTGATTGTGGGAGACTATAACGGTGATGGTAAAGATGACTTTATTCGCCAAGAGAAAGGTGCAATTGCTGCTGATGATATTCTCACAGCCCAAGTCTATCTCTCGAATGGAAATGGCACATTTTCCAGCCAACTTTTGACTGATTATACAATCATGAAAGGTGATTTTGTCAATATCATTGCTTAACTGTTGCGACCAGCAATCATAAATGTTTCAACCTGCAAACAAGGGACAGAGTAATCTTTCATTATGATTAAAGCTAGAGAAGGTGACACTTGCTCTAGCTTTAATCTTTAAGAAGATGTTTGAAAAGTTATGAAGAGGCAACTTTTATGGCGATCGCCTCACCATTGGCGCTGGATTAATGTCTCACGCGAAGGAAAATCCATAAAATCATCCCGCATTTATACAACGGCATTACCCCTACACATTAAATCGGAACAACATTACATCCCCTTCCTGCACTACATACTCTTTCCCTTCACTGCGAACCAACCCTTTCTCCTTCGCAGCATTCATCGAACCAGTTGTTACCAAATCTTTATAAGCAACAGTTTCGGCGCGAATAAATCCCCGCTCAAAATCACTGTGGATTACACCAGCAGCTTGAGGTGCAGACATTCCAGCATTAATTGTCCAAGCGCGGGTTTCTTTGGGGCCACAAGTGAAATATGTCCGCAAGCCTAAAAGCATGTAAGTTGCCCGAATCAATGATTTCAAACCGCCTTCTTCCACACCTAAAGACGCGAGGAAATCAGCTTTATCTGACTCTGGTAATTCCACTAATTCAGCTTCAACTTGAGCCGAAACTATCACAACTTGAGCATTTTCTGTCGCTGCAATTTGCCGCACTGTTTCCACAAAATGATTACCAGTTGCCAACTCATCCTCAGATACATTCGCGGCGTAAATAATCGGTTTATAAGTGAGCAGTTCTAATCCTTTAATAATTTCTGTTTCTTCTTCATTCAAGCTTACCTGACGCACCGATTTACCTTCATTTAAAGCCGCAGCTAATTTTTCTAAGACTGTGATTTCAAACTGTGCATCTTTGCTGGTACGAGCTAGTTTACGAGTACGGTCAATTCGCCGCTCAATTTGTGCTAAATCTGATAAACCCAGTTCTATATTAATGATTTCAATATCTCGCGCTGGGTCAACAGAACCAGCAACGTGGATAATATCGTCATTCTCAAAACAACGTACCACATGGACGATTGCATCAACTTCCCGGATGTGAGACAGGAATTGATTCCCTAGTCCCTCACCCTGACTTGCACCTTTAACCAAACCGGCGATATCTACAAATTCAACCCGTGCCGGGATAGTTTGTGCCGAACTGGCAATCTTAGCAAGAACATTTAACCGTTCATCCGGTACTGCGACAACGCCGACATTCGGTTCAATCGTGCAAAAAGGGAAGTTAGCTGCTTCTGCTTTGGCATTAGCAACTACAGCATTAAATAAAGTAGATTTTCCGACGTTGGGAAGTCCGACAATTCCGGCTCTTAGCATTTTGGATTTTAGATTTGGGATTTTGGATTACATTACCAAGGTAATCTAAACAGGTTCCGGTATGGTTTGGGGAATCGGCCCTGGAACCGTCTGAGGAATGGGAGCAGGTACTGGTTCTGGTACAGGCCCCGGTAAGGGCTGGGGTATCGCTGGTCCCGGTACAGTTTCGGGACTAGGTAGTGGACTCGGGCCAGGAGTAGGAATTTGTGGTTCGGGTATAGAAATCGCAGTAGGATTAATCATCGTAAGTCCAAATTAAATTATTCAACCTTCCCACGCTAGATGACAACCTCATCGGTTGACATCTCCCCAAATAGCTATACCTACGAACACATCCTTTAATAATTTACCCCTCTTCTCATTCTCTGCGTTCCCTCCGCGCTTCCCTTTGCGCTCCTCTGCGTTTAAATTTCACCCCTCAATTCGCCACCATTTGCACAAAACTACTCCTCCTTAACCTTTTCCACCACCTCTGGCACTGGATCGTAACCACCTGGATGAAACGGATGACAGCGCAAAATCCGCCGAGTTGCCATCCAGCTACCACGCAACACTCCAAACCGTTCAATAGCTTCAATAGCATACATCGAACAAGTTGGTTGAAAGCGACAAGTTGGGAGAAACAACGGCGAGATAAACATTCGGTAGCCCCGAATCAGCCAAATAAATAATAATTTCATTGCAGCTACCCAAATCTTATAAATTAGTAACAGGGGTAAAAATTTTCATTTTGTTGCATCTTTGTTAATTACATTTTCTGACTTCACCTCAATTCCGGTTTTATGGCTGCAAATTGCGATCGCTGCAATTTGGGTGTTACTCATCCTCCTGATTGCATGGGTGGTAAACCGCTTTGCCGACAAGCCAGAAATCGTGCGGAAGATAGTTCATATTGGCACTGGTAATGTGATTTTAATCGCTTGGTGGCTAGATATTCCCGCTAGCGTAGGGATTACAGCTTCTATTTTAGCCAGTGCAATCACCTTATTATCCTACCGATTACCAATTCTTCCTGGTATTAATAGCGTTGGACGTCAAAGTTTAGGGACATTTTTTTACTCTGTCAGTTTTGGTATTTTAGTTGCCTGGTTCTGGTATTTACAACAACCCCAGTACGCAGCACTCGGAATTTTGATAATGACTTGGGGAGATGGATTAGCAGCCTTAATTGGGCAACGTTTTGGTAAACATAAGTATAAAGTTTTTGGGATAGAAAAAAGTTGGGAAGGCTCCCTAACTATGATGCTCGTTAGCTATGTTGTCAGTAGTTTGATTTTAGTTGGAACTCAAGGAAA
It includes:
- a CDS encoding diacylglycerol/polyprenol kinase family protein, with translation MLITFSDFTSIPVLWLQIAIAAIWVLLILLIAWVVNRFADKPEIVRKIVHIGTGNVILIAWWLDIPASVGITASILASAITLLSYRLPILPGINSVGRQSLGTFFYSVSFGILVAWFWYLQQPQYAALGILIMTWGDGLAALIGQRFGKHKYKVFGIEKSWEGSLTMMLVSYVVSSLILVGTQGNNWQTWAVSLLVAVIATALEAVSFLGIDNLTVPLGSAAIAFFLSQFVLN
- a CDS encoding hybrid sensor histidine kinase/response regulator, with protein sequence MAGKNIKVLLVEDNPGDVFLLQEFLKEVTTVVVDLMPVERLSEALNYLGKELFDVILLDLSLPDSQGLETFVIAHHQAKATPIIVLTGINDETLAIRAMQEGAQDYLVKGQVTGDLLVRSMRYAIERQRADNALRQSEERFRVALKNSPIFVYNQDCELRYTWVYNPSNGLTVEEMLGKQDLDIIPVEDAQRLTTIKRGVLTTGIGTREEVSITIKDTTRYYDLTVEPLRNESQEVVGVTCASIDISERQAALRDRKLAEEKIREQAALLDVTTDAICLRDLNNEIIFWNKGAETLYGWQATEARGQNASELLYDEFSPEMEAALLQVVSKGKWQGELTKLTKTDKEILVASRWSLVCDEQGKPKSILTVDTDITDKKHLEAQLFRAQRLESIGTLASGIAHDLNNILTPILAGAQLLPLKFPDADERTRHLLEILEINARRGADLVKQVLSFARGVEGKRITLQLRHIIVELGKILKETFPKSIEISTDVPQDLWMVSGDSTQLHQVLMNLCVNARDAMANGGSLSISAENLLIDENYARMNLEAKEGPYTVITVSDTGAGISREILDRIFEPFFTTKDVGQGTGLGLSTVLGIVKSHGGFVNVYSEPGSGTSFKVYLPAVGGMETLTPEELPPQTGHGELILVVDDETAIQEITRTSLEAHNYKTLIASDGIEAIALYAKNRDKISAVLMDIMLPSLDGLTAIRTLRKINPQVRIIASSGLMSDNKLSAVAAIGVNTFLSKPYTVNELLLSLHKVLS
- a CDS encoding FG-GAP repeat domain-containing protein; the encoded protein is MPFDFNGDGRDDFIRQEKGAIAVDDILTAQVYLSNGNGTFSSQLLTDYTIQKGDFVNLIVGDYNGDGKDDFIRQEKGAIAVDDILTAQVYLSNGNGTFSSQLLTDYTIQKGDFVNLIVGDYNGDGKDDFIRQEKGAIAVDDILTAQVYLSNGNGTFSSQLLTDYTIQKGDFVNLIVGDYNGDGKDDFIRQEKGAIAVDDILTAQVYLSNGNGTFSSQLLTDYTIQKGDFVNLIVGDYNGDGKDDFIRQEKGAIAVDDILTAQVYLSNGNGTFSSQLLTDYTIQKGDFVNLIVGDYNGDGKDDFIRQEKGAIAADDILTAQVYLSNGNGTFSSQLLTDYTIQKGDFVNLIVGDYNGDGKDDFIRQEKGAIAADDILTAQVYLSNGNGTFSSQLLTDYTIMKGDFVNIIA
- the ychF gene encoding redox-regulated ATPase YchF — its product is MLRAGIVGLPNVGKSTLFNAVVANAKAEAANFPFCTIEPNVGVVAVPDERLNVLAKIASSAQTIPARVEFVDIAGLVKGASQGEGLGNQFLSHIREVDAIVHVVRCFENDDIIHVAGSVDPARDIEIINIELGLSDLAQIERRIDRTRKLARTSKDAQFEITVLEKLAAALNEGKSVRQVSLNEEETEIIKGLELLTYKPIIYAANVSEDELATGNHFVETVRQIAATENAQVVIVSAQVEAELVELPESDKADFLASLGVEEGGLKSLIRATYMLLGLRTYFTCGPKETRAWTINAGMSAPQAAGVIHSDFERGFIRAETVAYKDLVTTGSMNAAKEKGLVRSEGKEYVVQEGDVMLFRFNV
- the yidD gene encoding membrane protein insertion efficiency factor YidD; this encodes MKLLFIWLIRGYRMFISPLFLPTCRFQPTCSMYAIEAIERFGVLRGSWMATRRILRCHPFHPGGYDPVPEVVEKVKEE